One Nocardia iowensis DNA window includes the following coding sequences:
- a CDS encoding anti-sigma-D factor RsdA, whose protein sequence is MARDGERGRGDWKARLGSRNSGPYADASGDTGPVDIAAVRRDDALIDAIASDGPVRTDSAEEYQLATMLADWRAELIAPPMTAAPDLDAIVAAVNQEIGARQARIGAHSSNRLRLVRPIAGTAAALALVFGGMTAFSYNSEPGDPLWRVKEVVFSEQAQTTVVQRANTDLDEAGKLIAQNPVLAKERLEQAKVNAAQVDSPEKHDKLMVEWKRLVDRLRAMGHGDLADQLDQGTSKPSDPSGSTSATPKPIPPVIGDTTKPPVEQTKPGEPSDRPTDPVDPTTPNDRPTQPPVTTPPPTAEPTTEPPAPTTVSKPTVVEPTGDNGGAATPSRVPTQGNPGTTFVVPTGSGAAGNTS, encoded by the coding sequence ATGGCTAGGGATGGCGAGCGCGGTCGGGGTGACTGGAAAGCGCGGCTTGGATCGCGAAACAGCGGTCCCTACGCCGACGCGTCCGGAGACACCGGCCCGGTCGATATCGCCGCGGTACGCCGCGACGATGCGTTGATCGACGCCATCGCAAGCGATGGCCCGGTACGGACCGACAGCGCGGAGGAATATCAGCTCGCGACCATGCTCGCGGACTGGCGGGCCGAACTCATCGCGCCGCCGATGACCGCGGCGCCGGATCTGGACGCGATCGTCGCCGCGGTCAACCAGGAGATCGGCGCCCGCCAGGCGCGGATCGGAGCGCATAGCAGCAACCGACTAAGGCTGGTTCGCCCGATCGCCGGGACCGCGGCGGCACTCGCCCTGGTCTTCGGCGGTATGACGGCATTCTCGTACAACTCCGAGCCCGGCGATCCGCTCTGGCGGGTCAAAGAGGTCGTGTTCAGCGAGCAGGCGCAGACCACCGTGGTGCAACGTGCCAATACCGATCTGGACGAAGCGGGGAAGCTGATCGCCCAGAATCCGGTGCTGGCCAAGGAGCGCCTCGAGCAGGCGAAGGTGAACGCCGCGCAGGTCGACAGCCCGGAGAAGCACGACAAGCTGATGGTGGAGTGGAAGCGGCTCGTCGATCGACTGCGCGCCATGGGCCACGGCGACTTGGCCGATCAGCTGGATCAGGGCACCTCGAAGCCGTCCGATCCGTCGGGCAGCACCAGCGCGACGCCGAAGCCGATTCCGCCGGTCATCGGTGACACCACCAAGCCGCCGGTGGAGCAGACCAAGCCCGGTGAGCCGTCCGATCGGCCGACCGACCCCGTCGATCCGACCACGCCGAACGACCGGCCGACCCAACCGCCGGTGACCACACCGCCGCCGACGGCCGAGCCGACCACCGAACCCCCGGCGCCGACCACCGTGTCCAAGCCAACGGTGGTCGAGCCGACCGGTGACAACGGCGGCGCGGCGACCCCGAGCCGGGTACCGACACAAGGCAATCCGGGCACCACGTTCGTCGTACCCACCGGGTCCGGCGCCGCGGGGAACACCAGCTAG
- a CDS encoding sigma-70 family RNA polymerase sigma factor, with the protein MTNTGEELDLAVTAAAQGDRSALAQVLEMIRPLVVRYCRARIGAAERGQLSADDVAQEVCLAVMTALPRYQDQGRPFMAFVYGIASHKVADAHRNAARNKAEAMAEVPDVISTDHGPEQRALESETSRQMNRLLATLPEKHREILILRLVMGLSAEETAVAVGSTAGAIRVAQHRALAKLKSQVARAGEMYG; encoded by the coding sequence ATGACGAATACGGGCGAAGAGTTGGACCTCGCCGTCACTGCGGCTGCGCAGGGCGACAGATCCGCTTTAGCTCAGGTACTGGAGATGATCCGCCCGCTAGTGGTGCGTTATTGCCGCGCGCGGATCGGAGCCGCGGAGCGTGGGCAGCTCTCCGCGGATGACGTTGCGCAGGAGGTCTGTTTGGCCGTGATGACCGCCTTGCCCAGGTATCAAGACCAGGGCAGGCCCTTCATGGCCTTCGTTTACGGAATCGCTTCGCACAAGGTCGCCGACGCTCATCGCAATGCCGCCCGTAACAAGGCGGAGGCAATGGCCGAAGTACCAGATGTCATATCCACCGACCATGGTCCGGAACAACGAGCTCTCGAATCGGAGACGAGCAGGCAGATGAACCGTCTGCTCGCGACACTCCCCGAAAAACATCGAGAGATCTTGATCCTGCGATTGGTCATGGGTTTGTCAGCCGAAGAAACCGCAGTCGCCGTGGGCAGTACGGCGGGGGCGATACGGGTGGCCCAGCACAGGGCACTCGCGAAACTCAAGTCTCAAGTGGCGAGGGCAGGTGAAATGTATGGCTAG
- the groES gene encoding co-chaperone GroES, which translates to MASVNIKPLEDKILVQANEAETTTASGLVIPDTAKEKPQEGTVIAVGEGRVTDKGDRIPVDVKEGDTVIYSKYGGTEIKYQGEEYLILSARDVLAVVTK; encoded by the coding sequence GTGGCGAGCGTGAACATCAAGCCGCTCGAGGACAAGATCCTCGTCCAGGCCAACGAGGCCGAGACGACGACGGCCTCCGGCCTGGTCATCCCCGACACGGCGAAGGAAAAGCCGCAGGAGGGCACCGTCATCGCCGTCGGCGAAGGACGCGTCACCGACAAGGGTGACCGCATCCCGGTCGACGTCAAGGAGGGTGACACCGTCATCTACAGCAAGTACGGCGGCACCGAGATCAAGTACCAGGGCGAGGAATACCTCATCCTGTCGGCGCGCGACGTGCTGGCCGTCGTCACCAAGTGA
- a CDS encoding WhiB family transcriptional regulator, protein MPMPTHLPGPNADVWDWQMRGSCRGQDSAVFFHPDGERGRARTAREMRAKEICRACPVLMQCRSHALKVSEPYGIWGGMSETEREMHARRNRRRMAV, encoded by the coding sequence ATGCCCATGCCGACCCACCTCCCCGGACCGAACGCCGACGTCTGGGATTGGCAGATGCGAGGGTCCTGCCGCGGGCAGGACTCCGCCGTGTTCTTCCATCCCGACGGCGAACGTGGCCGAGCCCGTACCGCGCGAGAGATGCGCGCCAAAGAGATCTGCCGGGCCTGCCCGGTACTGATGCAGTGCCGCAGCCACGCCCTCAAAGTCAGCGAGCCTTACGGCATCTGGGGCGGCATGTCCGAGACCGAACGCGAGATGCACGCCCGCCGCAATAGGCGCCGAATGGCCGTTTAA
- a CDS encoding RskA family anti-sigma factor, translating into MNERQVDLAHTVALGSIDDVDHHEVQELLDTEDPALRAEFMREIRQTREALAALATVTATEPPASLRTQLLAAIAAEQPPVAS; encoded by the coding sequence ATGAACGAACGCCAGGTCGATCTCGCGCACACCGTCGCGCTCGGATCGATCGACGACGTAGACCACCATGAGGTGCAGGAACTGCTCGACACCGAAGACCCCGCGCTACGTGCGGAGTTCATGAGGGAGATAAGGCAGACGAGGGAGGCGCTCGCCGCGCTCGCCACCGTGACGGCGACCGAGCCGCCCGCGAGCCTGCGCACCCAACTGCTCGCCGCCATCGCCGCTGAGCAACCCCCCGTAGCTTCCTGA
- a CDS encoding DUF5319 domain-containing protein — translation MRDHLPPGLPPDPFAGDPSDPSAALDAIEPGEPLDPHERLAVEEDLADLAVYEALLAHRGIRGLVVSCEDCRQDHYHDWDMLRANLLQLLVDGTVRPHEPAYDPTPEAYVTWDYCRGYADASMNEAFHGDGFDGFDN, via the coding sequence GTGCGTGACCATCTACCACCTGGCTTGCCGCCGGATCCGTTCGCCGGAGATCCCTCCGACCCGTCCGCCGCGCTCGACGCCATCGAGCCCGGTGAGCCGCTGGATCCCCATGAGCGCCTTGCGGTCGAGGAAGATCTCGCCGATCTCGCGGTCTACGAGGCACTACTAGCGCACCGCGGTATCCGCGGACTCGTGGTCAGCTGCGAAGACTGTCGGCAGGACCACTACCACGACTGGGACATGTTGCGCGCCAACCTGCTTCAACTGTTGGTGGACGGCACCGTGCGCCCGCACGAGCCCGCCTATGATCCGACGCCGGAAGCGTACGTCACCTGGGATTACTGCCGGGGATACGCGGACGCCTCGATGAACGAGGCCTTCCACGGCGACGGATTCGACGGATTCGACAACTGA
- a CDS encoding sigma-70 family RNA polymerase sigma factor, which translates to MDSAVTARAAESIELAALLHRCGEADQEAFAELYDRTSARVFGLVLRVLHDPGYAEETTQEVYLQIWRTAATFDADKGSAVTWLMTLAHRRAVDRVRAEQAHTQREVAYGIRVLGNEFDEVTEEVERRLEQQAVLEGLATLTDTQREAISLAYYGGRTYAEVAHYLGVGLPTVKSRIRDGLTRLKRSLGVT; encoded by the coding sequence GTGGATTCTGCGGTTACGGCCCGCGCCGCCGAAAGCATCGAACTCGCCGCCCTGCTACATCGGTGCGGCGAGGCCGACCAGGAAGCCTTTGCCGAGCTATACGACCGGACGTCCGCGCGCGTCTTCGGTCTGGTGCTGCGCGTCCTACACGACCCCGGATACGCGGAGGAGACGACGCAGGAGGTCTACCTGCAGATCTGGCGCACCGCAGCCACTTTCGACGCCGACAAGGGGTCGGCCGTGACGTGGCTGATGACGCTCGCCCACCGCCGGGCCGTCGATCGGGTTCGCGCCGAGCAGGCACACACCCAACGCGAAGTCGCCTACGGAATAAGGGTTCTCGGTAACGAATTCGATGAAGTAACCGAAGAGGTAGAGCGAAGGCTCGAACAACAGGCCGTCCTCGAAGGGCTCGCGACCTTGACCGATACCCAGCGAGAGGCCATCTCGCTCGCCTACTACGGCGGGCGAACCTACGCGGAGGTCGCGCACTACCTCGGCGTAGGGTTACCGACCGTTAAGTCCCGAATTCGGGACGGATTGACACGACTCAAAAGAAGTTTGGGGGTGACGTGA
- the groL gene encoding chaperonin GroEL (60 kDa chaperone family; promotes refolding of misfolded polypeptides especially under stressful conditions; forms two stacked rings of heptamers to form a barrel-shaped 14mer; ends can be capped by GroES; misfolded proteins enter the barrel where they are refolded when GroES binds), whose amino-acid sequence MAKQIEFDEKARRALERGVDKLADAVKVTLGPRGRHVVLAKAFGGPTVTNDGVTIARDIDLEDPFENLGAQLVKSVATKTNDVAGDGTTTATVLAQAMVRAGLKNVAAGANPISLGLGIAKAADAVSEALLAAATPVSGEKAIAQVATVSSRDEEIGEMVGKALTTVGKDGVVTVEESSTLQTELVVTEGVQFDKGYLSPYFVTDTDSQQAVLEDAYILLHREKISSLPDFLPLLEKIAESGKPVLIIAEDVEGEALSTLVVNSIRKTIKAVAVKAPFFGDRRKAFLDDLAVVTAGTVINPDLGITLREAGLDALGKARRVVVSKDDTTIIDGAGTAEDIAARGAQLRREIEATDSDWDREKLEERLAKLAGGVAVIKVGAATETALKERKYRVEDAVSAAKAAVEEGIVPGGGSALVQASAKLIELRDSLSGDEAVGVDVVRTALSAPLFWIATNAGVDGSVVVSKVAEGKEGFNAATLTYGDLLTDGVVDPVKVTRSAVVNAASVARMILTTESAIVEKPAEEAPDHSHHGHSH is encoded by the coding sequence ATGGCAAAGCAGATCGAGTTCGACGAGAAGGCTCGTCGGGCTCTGGAACGCGGAGTCGACAAGCTCGCCGACGCCGTCAAGGTCACCCTCGGCCCGCGCGGCCGCCACGTCGTGCTCGCGAAGGCCTTCGGCGGCCCGACCGTGACCAACGACGGTGTCACCATCGCGCGCGATATCGACCTGGAAGATCCCTTCGAGAACCTCGGCGCGCAGCTGGTCAAGAGCGTCGCCACCAAGACCAACGACGTCGCGGGTGACGGCACGACCACCGCGACCGTGCTGGCCCAGGCAATGGTCCGCGCTGGCCTGAAGAACGTTGCCGCCGGCGCGAATCCGATCTCACTCGGCCTCGGCATCGCCAAGGCCGCCGACGCGGTCTCCGAGGCGCTGCTCGCCGCGGCCACCCCGGTGTCCGGCGAGAAGGCGATCGCCCAGGTCGCCACCGTCTCCTCGCGCGACGAGGAGATCGGCGAGATGGTCGGCAAGGCGCTGACCACCGTCGGCAAGGACGGCGTCGTCACCGTCGAGGAATCCTCGACGCTGCAGACCGAGCTCGTGGTCACCGAGGGCGTGCAGTTCGACAAGGGCTACCTCTCGCCCTACTTCGTCACCGACACCGACAGCCAGCAGGCCGTGCTGGAGGATGCGTACATCCTGCTGCACCGCGAGAAGATCAGCTCGCTGCCGGACTTCCTGCCGCTGCTGGAGAAGATCGCCGAATCCGGCAAGCCGGTGCTGATCATCGCCGAGGACGTCGAGGGCGAGGCGCTGTCCACGCTGGTGGTCAACTCGATCCGCAAGACGATCAAGGCCGTCGCGGTGAAGGCGCCGTTCTTCGGTGACCGTCGCAAGGCGTTCCTGGACGACCTGGCCGTGGTCACCGCGGGCACCGTGATCAACCCGGACCTGGGCATCACGCTGCGCGAGGCGGGCCTGGACGCGCTGGGCAAGGCGCGTCGGGTGGTCGTCAGCAAGGACGACACCACGATCATCGACGGTGCAGGCACCGCCGAGGACATCGCGGCCCGTGGCGCGCAGCTGCGGCGCGAGATCGAGGCCACCGACTCCGACTGGGATCGCGAGAAGCTCGAGGAGCGGCTGGCGAAGCTGGCCGGTGGCGTCGCGGTGATCAAGGTCGGCGCGGCCACCGAGACCGCGCTCAAGGAGCGCAAGTACCGGGTCGAGGACGCGGTGAGCGCGGCGAAGGCCGCCGTCGAGGAGGGCATCGTGCCCGGCGGTGGCTCCGCGCTGGTGCAGGCGTCCGCCAAGCTGATCGAGCTGCGCGACTCGCTGTCCGGCGACGAGGCGGTCGGCGTCGACGTGGTGCGGACCGCACTGTCGGCGCCGCTGTTCTGGATCGCCACCAACGCGGGCGTGGACGGCTCCGTGGTGGTCAGCAAGGTCGCCGAGGGCAAGGAAGGCTTCAACGCCGCCACCCTCACCTACGGTGACCTGCTGACCGACGGTGTCGTCGACCCGGTGAAGGTGACCCGCTCGGCCGTCGTGAACGCGGCGTCGGTGGCGCGGATGATCCTCACCACCGAGAGTGCGATTGTGGAGAAGCCCGCCGAAGAGGCGCCCGACCACAGCCACCACGGTCACAGCCACTGA
- the tsaD gene encoding tRNA (adenosine(37)-N6)-threonylcarbamoyltransferase complex transferase subunit TsaD, giving the protein MIIMGIESSCDETGVGIVRRHADGSCELLADEVASSVDQHARFGGVVPEIASRAHLEAIVPAMRRALAAAGIAKPDALSVTIGPGLAGALLVGVAAAKAYAAAWDVPFYALNHLGGHVAVDTLEHGPMPPCVALLVSGGHTHLLHVTDLAEPIVELGSTVDDAAGEAFDKVARLLGLGFPGGPALDAAAAKGDSRAIAFPRGMTGPRDARYDFSFSGLKTAVARYVESAQRSGLTAEDLPIPDIAASFQEAVADVLTMKAVRAAQDVGVDTLVLGGGATANSRIRSMAEERCAAAGLTLRVPKPRLCTDNGVMIAALGAHVIAGGAKPSPLTVATDPGLPVSISRVS; this is encoded by the coding sequence GTGATCATCATGGGCATCGAAAGTTCCTGCGACGAAACCGGAGTCGGCATCGTGCGCAGGCACGCCGACGGCAGCTGCGAACTGCTCGCCGACGAGGTTGCCTCCAGCGTCGACCAGCACGCGCGGTTCGGTGGCGTGGTACCCGAAATCGCGTCGCGCGCGCACCTGGAGGCGATCGTGCCCGCCATGCGCCGCGCGCTCGCGGCGGCGGGCATCGCCAAGCCGGATGCTCTGTCGGTAACCATCGGCCCCGGTCTGGCCGGTGCGCTGCTGGTCGGTGTCGCGGCCGCGAAAGCCTATGCGGCGGCGTGGGATGTGCCGTTCTACGCGCTGAATCATCTCGGCGGGCACGTGGCGGTGGACACCCTGGAGCACGGCCCGATGCCGCCGTGCGTCGCGCTGCTCGTTTCCGGTGGGCACACCCATCTGTTGCACGTCACCGATCTGGCGGAGCCGATCGTCGAGTTGGGCAGCACCGTCGACGATGCGGCGGGCGAGGCTTTCGACAAGGTGGCGCGGCTGCTCGGGCTCGGGTTTCCCGGCGGCCCCGCGCTGGATGCCGCCGCGGCCAAGGGGGATTCGCGCGCGATCGCGTTCCCGCGCGGCATGACCGGGCCGCGGGACGCGCGCTACGACTTCTCCTTCTCCGGTCTCAAGACGGCCGTCGCCCGCTATGTCGAGTCCGCGCAGCGCAGCGGCCTGACCGCCGAGGACCTGCCTATCCCCGACATCGCGGCGTCCTTCCAGGAGGCGGTCGCCGACGTGCTCACCATGAAGGCGGTGCGTGCGGCTCAGGACGTCGGCGTGGACACCCTGGTGCTCGGCGGCGGTGCCACCGCCAACTCCCGAATCCGATCGATGGCCGAAGAGCGCTGCGCCGCAGCCGGTTTGACCCTCCGGGTACCCAAGCCCCGGCTGTGCACCGACAACGGCGTAATGATCGCCGCCCTCGGCGCCCACGTCATCGCAGGCGGCGCGAAACCTTCCCCGCTGACGGTCGCCACCGACCCTGGCCTGCCCGTCTCGATCAGCCGAGTCAGCTGA
- the rimI gene encoding ribosomal protein S18-alanine N-acetyltransferase encodes MSIRIEPMVTADIERCVELEQLLFPEDDPWHAVAFQSELAAPHNRYITARADDGRMVGYAGVALLGDDEHPEAEVHTIGVDPTCLRAGIGTLLLEALLDEAGKRGGPVFLEVRTDNTPAIALYAKHGFHIIGLRKNYYHPSGADAYTMRRPALSALPLPDEVLS; translated from the coding sequence GTGAGTATCCGAATCGAGCCGATGGTCACGGCCGACATCGAGCGCTGCGTCGAGCTCGAGCAACTGCTGTTTCCCGAGGATGATCCATGGCACGCCGTGGCGTTCCAGTCGGAGCTCGCCGCGCCGCACAATCGCTACATCACCGCCCGCGCCGACGACGGGCGAATGGTCGGCTACGCCGGTGTCGCGCTGCTGGGTGATGACGAACACCCCGAGGCCGAGGTGCACACCATCGGTGTCGACCCCACCTGCCTGCGCGCGGGCATCGGCACGCTGTTGCTGGAGGCGCTGCTCGACGAGGCGGGCAAACGGGGTGGACCGGTGTTTCTCGAGGTGCGCACCGACAACACGCCCGCGATCGCGCTGTACGCCAAGCACGGCTTCCACATCATCGGGTTGCGCAAGAACTACTACCATCCCAGCGGCGCGGACGCCTACACCATGCGCAGGCCCGCGCTGAGCGCGCTGCCTCTCCCGGACGAGGTCCTCTCGTGA
- a CDS encoding Hsp70 family protein, which produces MRTSLGISAGSEVVCSALVATASNGAQSFDYRVVSADAAHSDLGDLVASSIELMTNQLPTTQLTHDVSYPVGARFAGAQPRNLESPTSRPPTSVAVAYRSKEQAQAIRAATGKQRELRLVPEGTAALTYLRHTGLLDRYDTVAIVDLGATGLSVTVADQADGTVLRSERTIAISGNAIDDLIYHHLVDLHYARRGTRPNRGMLTNRGRAAKEHLSIAPAVTIDHVAGQPLKLTRADFEELIADLLRETAVFAAAVFARAPKFPEAVTVIGGGANIPAVVDTLGAQLDIPVFTVEDPDAVIAKGAALVADSVQPSVFPVAALGTDAPVGTFTKVVGTLAGAIVVVGLIIGYGVKTFAPTSDDEVSPAGTTSSASQMPPPPTNPVPPTGAGTSTSGRNQESTNRPPGGSLPSITQDRGQPSTTPAPTPATPPTQPTLRPDPNLPVIPFPELLGPLFGNSVGPQAGSSGQDKDKPGTQPPKPGQKPTPTQAPAQSHLPIPPRHNSGALLPGGTNSDPTGESD; this is translated from the coding sequence ATGCGAACATCCCTCGGCATCTCGGCCGGGTCCGAGGTCGTGTGCTCGGCGCTTGTCGCCACCGCGTCGAACGGCGCGCAGAGCTTCGACTACCGCGTCGTATCCGCCGACGCGGCCCACTCCGACCTCGGCGACCTCGTCGCGTCCTCGATCGAGCTGATGACCAACCAGCTACCGACCACGCAGCTGACGCACGACGTGAGCTACCCCGTCGGCGCCCGCTTCGCCGGCGCGCAGCCGCGCAACCTCGAATCGCCCACGAGTCGCCCGCCCACCAGCGTCGCCGTCGCCTACCGCAGCAAGGAACAGGCGCAGGCGATCCGCGCGGCCACCGGCAAACAGCGGGAACTGCGACTGGTCCCGGAAGGCACCGCGGCGCTCACCTACCTGCGGCACACCGGCCTGCTCGACCGCTACGACACCGTCGCCATCGTCGACCTCGGCGCGACCGGACTCAGCGTCACCGTCGCCGACCAGGCCGACGGCACCGTGCTCCGGTCCGAGCGCACCATCGCGATCAGCGGCAACGCCATCGACGACCTCATCTATCACCACCTGGTCGACCTGCACTACGCCCGGCGCGGCACCCGCCCCAACCGCGGCATGCTGACCAACCGCGGCCGCGCGGCCAAGGAACACCTGTCCATCGCGCCCGCCGTCACCATCGACCACGTCGCGGGCCAACCGCTCAAACTGACCAGGGCCGATTTCGAGGAGCTGATCGCCGATCTGCTGCGCGAGACAGCCGTGTTCGCCGCGGCGGTATTCGCCAGGGCGCCGAAATTCCCGGAAGCGGTGACGGTGATCGGCGGCGGCGCCAACATTCCCGCCGTCGTCGACACCCTCGGTGCCCAGCTGGATATTCCGGTGTTCACCGTGGAAGACCCGGACGCTGTGATCGCGAAAGGCGCCGCGCTGGTTGCCGATTCGGTGCAGCCGTCGGTGTTCCCGGTGGCCGCGCTCGGCACCGACGCGCCGGTCGGCACGTTCACCAAGGTGGTCGGCACGCTGGCCGGGGCGATCGTGGTGGTCGGGCTGATCATCGGCTACGGCGTAAAGACATTCGCGCCCACCTCGGACGACGAGGTCTCCCCCGCGGGCACCACGAGCAGTGCGTCGCAAATGCCGCCGCCGCCGACGAACCCCGTGCCGCCGACCGGAGCGGGCACCTCGACCAGCGGACGGAACCAGGAGAGCACCAATCGCCCGCCCGGCGGCAGTCTCCCGTCGATCACCCAGGACCGCGGTCAACCGTCGACCACCCCCGCACCGACACCGGCCACCCCGCCGACCCAGCCCACCCTGCGCCCGGACCCGAACCTCCCGGTGATCCCGTTCCCGGAGCTGCTCGGCCCGCTGTTCGGCAATTCCGTCGGCCCGCAAGCAGGTTCGTCCGGCCAGGACAAGGACAAGCCCGGCACCCAGCCCCCGAAGCCAGGCCAGAAACCCACGCCGACCCAGGCCCCCGCCCAGTCCCACCTCCCGATCCCACCCCGCCACAATTCGGGCGCGTTGCTTCCCGGTGGAACAAATTCCGACCCGACCGGCGAATCCGACTGA
- the guaB gene encoding IMP dehydrogenase, with protein MSNPVPGERTAVRPPTGGDDPNKIAMLGLTFDDVLLLPAASDLIPSSVETSSQLTREIRLRTPLVSSAMDTVTEARMAISMARAGGMGVLHRNLSGADQAAQVETVKRSEAGMVTDPVTCRPSDTLAEVDAMCARFRISGLPVVDETGSLVGIITNRDMRFEVDQNRRVEEVMTKAPLITAQEGVTAEAALGLLRRHKIEKLPIVDGNGRLRGLITVKDFVKTDQYPNATKDRDGRLLVGAAVGVGDDAWSRAMTLSDAGVDVLIVDTAHGHQAQVLQMVTKIKAEVGDRIQIVGGNVATRAGAAALVEAGADAVKVGVGPGSICTTRVVAGVGAPQITAILEAVAACKPAGVPVIADGGIQFSGDIAKAIAAGASTVMLGSLLAGTAESPGELILVGGKQFKSYRGMGSLGAMQGRGQAKSFSKDRYFQDDVLAEDKLVPEGIEGRVPFRGPVNQVIHQLVGGLRAAMGYTGSQSIAHLQEAQFVQITAAGLKESHPHDITMTVEAPNYTGRG; from the coding sequence ATGAGTAATCCCGTACCGGGCGAACGCACCGCTGTACGCCCTCCTACGGGTGGTGACGATCCGAACAAGATCGCCATGCTCGGCCTCACATTCGACGATGTGCTGTTGCTGCCCGCCGCCTCGGATCTCATCCCCAGTTCGGTGGAAACCTCGAGCCAGTTGACCAGGGAGATCCGCCTGCGGACCCCGCTGGTCAGTTCGGCGATGGACACGGTGACCGAGGCCAGGATGGCCATCTCCATGGCCAGGGCCGGCGGCATGGGCGTGCTGCACCGCAACCTGTCCGGCGCCGACCAGGCCGCCCAGGTGGAGACCGTGAAGCGGTCCGAGGCGGGCATGGTGACCGATCCGGTGACCTGTCGACCGTCGGACACCCTCGCCGAGGTCGACGCCATGTGCGCCCGCTTCCGCATCTCCGGCTTGCCGGTGGTAGACGAGACCGGTTCCCTTGTGGGCATCATCACCAACCGCGACATGCGCTTCGAGGTCGACCAGAACCGCAGGGTCGAAGAGGTGATGACCAAGGCGCCGCTGATCACCGCTCAGGAAGGCGTGACCGCGGAAGCCGCGCTCGGCCTGCTGCGCAGGCACAAGATCGAGAAGCTGCCGATCGTCGACGGCAACGGCAGGCTCCGCGGTCTGATCACCGTCAAGGACTTCGTCAAGACCGATCAGTACCCGAACGCCACCAAGGACCGCGACGGCCGCCTGCTGGTCGGCGCCGCCGTCGGCGTCGGCGACGACGCCTGGTCACGGGCCATGACGTTGTCCGACGCGGGGGTGGACGTGCTCATCGTGGACACCGCGCACGGTCATCAGGCGCAGGTGCTGCAGATGGTCACCAAGATCAAGGCCGAGGTCGGCGACCGGATCCAGATCGTCGGCGGCAATGTGGCCACCCGGGCCGGTGCCGCCGCGCTGGTCGAGGCGGGTGCGGACGCGGTGAAGGTCGGCGTCGGTCCCGGCTCCATCTGCACCACCCGCGTGGTCGCCGGTGTCGGCGCGCCGCAGATCACCGCCATCCTCGAGGCCGTTGCCGCGTGCAAGCCCGCCGGTGTCCCGGTGATCGCCGACGGTGGCATCCAGTTCTCCGGCGATATCGCCAAGGCGATCGCCGCGGGCGCGTCCACCGTGATGCTCGGCTCGCTGCTCGCAGGCACCGCCGAATCGCCGGGTGAGCTGATCCTGGTGGGCGGCAAGCAGTTCAAGAGCTACCGCGGCATGGGATCGCTCGGCGCGATGCAGGGACGTGGGCAGGCCAAGTCCTTCTCGAAGGACCGCTACTTCCAGGACGACGTGCTGGCCGAGGACAAGCTGGTGCCCGAGGGCATCGAGGGCAGGGTGCCGTTCCGCGGACCGGTCAACCAGGTCATCCACCAGCTCGTCGGCGGCCTGCGCGCGGCCATGGGCTACACCGGCTCGCAGTCCATCGCGCATCTGCAAGAGGCACAATTCGTGCAGATCACCGCGGCCGGGCTCAAGGAGAGCCACCCGCACGACATCACGATGACCGTCGAGGCCCCTAACTACACTGGTCGCGGCTAG